In one Diceros bicornis minor isolate mBicDic1 chromosome 2, mDicBic1.mat.cur, whole genome shotgun sequence genomic region, the following are encoded:
- the POMGNT2 gene encoding protein O-linked-mannose beta-1,4-N-acetylglucosaminyltransferase 2: MHLSAVFNALLVSVLAAVLWKHVRLREHAAALEEELALGRQTTEPAPALRIDYPKALQILMEGGTDMVCTGRTHTDRICRFKWLCYSNEAEEFIFFHSNTSVMLPNLGSRRFQPALLDLSTVEDHNTQYFNFVELPAAALRFMPKPVFVPDVALIANRFNPDNLMHVFHDDLLPLFYTLRQFPGLAREARLFFMEGWGEGAHFDLYKLLSPKQPLLRAQLKTLGGLLCFSHAFVGLSKVTTWYQYGFVQPQGPKANILVSGNEIRQFAQFMMEKLNVSHAGAPLGEEYILVFSRTQNRLILNEAELLLALAQEFQMKTVTVSLEDYAFADVVRLVSSASMLVSMHGAQLVTALFLPRGATVVELFPYAVNPDHYTPYKTLAMLPGMDLQYVAWRNMMPENTVTHPERPWDQGGITHLDRAEQARILQSREVPRHLCCRNPEWLFRIYQDTKVDIPSLIQSIRRIVKGRPGPRKQKWTVGLYPGKVREARCQASVQGASEARLTVSWQIPWNLKYLKVKDVKYEVWLQEQGENTYVPYMLALQNHTFTENIKPFTTYLVWVRCIFNKSLLGPFADVLVCNT; the protein is encoded by the coding sequence ATGCACCTCTCGGCGGTGTTCAATGCCCTCCTGGTGTCGGTGCTGGCGGCAGTCCTGTGGAAGCATGTGCGGCTGCGCGAGCATGCAGCCGCTCTGGAGGAGGAGCTGGCCCTCGGCCGACAGaccacagagccagccccagcGCTGAGGATCGACTACCCGAAGGCACTGCAGATCCTGATGGAGGGCGGCACAGACATGGTGTGCACAGGCCGCACACACACTGACCGCATCTGCCGCTTCAAATGGCTCTGCTACTCCAACGAAGCCGAGGAGTTCATCTTCTTCCACAGCAACACCTCTGTCATGCTGCCCAACCTGGGCTCCCGGCGCTTCCAGCCAGCCCTGCTCGACCTGTCCACCGTGGAGGACCACAACACCCAGTACTTCAACTTTGTGGAGCTGCCGGCCGCCGCCCTGCGCTTCATGCCCAAGCCAGTGTTCGTGCCTGACGTGGCCCTCATTGCCAACCGCTTCAACCCCGACAACCTCATGCATGTCTTCCATGACGACCTGCTGCCTCTCTTCTATACCCTGCGGCAGTTCCCTGGCCTGGCCCGTGAGGCCAGGCTCTTCTTCATGGAGGGCTGGGGCGAGGGTGCACACTTCGACCTCTACAAGCTTCTCAGCCCCAAGCAGCCACTCCTGCGGGCACAGCTGAAGACGCTGGGCGGGCTGCTGTGCTTCTCCCATGCCTTTGTGGGCCTCTCCAAGGTCACCACCTGGTACCAGTACGGCTTCGTCCAGCCCCAGGGCCCAAAGGCCAATATCCTTGTCTCGGGCAACGAGATCCGGCAGTTTGCACAGTTCATGATGGAAAAGCTAAATGTGAGCCATGCAGGGGCCCCCCTAGGCGAGGAGTACATTCTGGTCTTCAGCCGCACCCAGAACAGACTCATCCTGAATGAGGCAGAGCTGCTGCTGGCACTGGCCCAGGAGTTCCAGATGAAGACAGTGACGGTGTCCCTGGAGGACTATGCCTTTGCAGATGTTGTACGGCTGGTCAGCAGTGCCTCCATGCTGGTCAGCATGCACGGGGCCCAGCTGGTCACCGCCCTCTTCCTGCCCCGTGGGGCAACTGTGGTTGAGCTCTTCCCATATGCCGTCAATCCTGACCACTACACCCCCTATAAGACGCTGGCCATGCTGCCCGGCATGGACCTCCAGTATGTAGCCTGGCGCAACATGATGCCAGAGAACACGGTCACGCACCCTGAGCGGCCTTGGGACCAGGGGGGCATCACCCACCTAGATCGGGCAGAGCAGGCCCGTATCCTGCAAAGCCGTGAGGTCCCGCGGCATCTCTGTTGCCGGAACCCCGAATGGCTCTTCCGAATCTACCAAGACACCAAGGTGGACATCCCATCCCTCATCCAAAGCATACGGCGCATAGTGAAGGGCCGGCCAGGGCCGCGGAAGCAGAAGTGGACAGTCGGTCTCTACCCAGGCAAGGTGAGGGAGGCGCGGTGCCAGGCGTCGGTGCAAGGCGCCTCTGAGGCCCGCCTCACTGTCTCCTGGCAGATCCCGTGGAACCTCAAGTACCTGAAGGTGAAGGACGTAAAGTATGAGGTGTGGCTGCAGGAGCAGGGGGAGAACACCTACGTGCCTTACATGCTGGCCCTGCAGAACCACACCTTCACTGAGAACATCAAGCCCTTCACCACCTACCTGGTGTGGGTGCGCTGCATCTTCAACAAGAGCCTCCTGGGACCCTTTGCAGATGTGCTGGTGTGTAACACGTAG